The Montipora capricornis isolate CH-2021 chromosome 1, ASM3666992v2, whole genome shotgun sequence genome contains a region encoding:
- the LOC138044929 gene encoding ADP-ribosylation factor 1-like: MGSAFAKLFSGLFGKKEMRILMVGLDAAGKTTILYKLKLGEIVTTIPTIGFNVETVEYKNISFTVWDVGGQDKIRPLWRHYFQNTQGLIFVVDSNDRERVAEARDELNRMLNEDELREAILLVFANKQDLPNAMNAAEITDKLGLHSLRNRQWYIQATCATSGDGLYEGLDWLSTSLKNQK, from the exons ATGGGAAGTGCCTTTGCCAAACTGTTTTCCGGCCTCTTCGGAAAGAAGGAGATGAGAATACTCATGGTAGGACTCGATGCCGCTGGAAAAACCACTATTCTGTATAAACTAAAACTCGGAGAAATCGTAACAACTATTCCAACAATTG GGTTTAACGTAGAAACAGTGGAGTATAAGAACATCAGTTTTACTGTCTGGGATGTCGGAGGTCAGGATAAAATCAGACCACTTTGGAGGCACTATTTCCAAAACACTCAAG GTCTAATCTTCGTCGTGGATAGCAATGATCGGGAACGAGTTGCCGAGGCAAGGGATGAACTTAACCGAATGTTGAACGAGGACGAACTTAGGGAGGCCATCCTCCTCGTTTTTGCCAATAAGCAG GATTTACCGAATGCAATGAATGCTGCAGAAATTACGGATAAGCTAGGGTTGCACAGCTTGAGAAATCGACAATGGTACATACAAGCCACTTGTGCAACAAGTGGTGATGGGTTATATGAAGGACTTGACTGGCTTTCAACTTCATTAAAGAATCAGAAGTAA